The genomic window tttttttgggcaaaaaatcttttgtcccagaatcgatttgtatgatcCTTTCTCTACTAATTGGACCTCTACGATCGCATAAAAAGCACCAAAAAGAGCGTCGGACCAACGGCAGAAAAGATACGCAGGAAAGATCAGCagcaaaaaaatgacgatGCAGAGTCTTTGATTTTTTGGCTGCATCtattgatgcgttgctcgtatcctattcggactgcgcccaatcgatttctttcgcaaaattacgtcggaatagtgccataaataatttattccagcacttttcaaaatcgcgaaaattttcgccgaaaaagcaaaggggttagccttactttttttttgggcaaaaaatcttttgccccagaatcgatttgtatggcctactctcgactaattggacccctaggaTCGCAGAAAACACACCAAAAAGAGCGTCGGACCAACGGCAGAAAAGATACGCAGGAAAGATCAGCagtaaaaaaatgacgatGCAGAGTCTTTGATTTTTTGGCTGCATCtattgatgcgttgctcgtatcgtattcggactgcgcccaatcgatttctcacacAAAATatcgtcggaatagtgccacacagatcttatttcagcacttttcaaaatcccgaaaattttcgccgaaaaagcaaaggggttagccttactttttttttgggcaaaaaatcttttgtcccagaatcgatttgtatgacccttatccgactaATTGGTCCCTCAGGATCGcagaaaacgcagcgcaaAGACCGTAGAACCAacggcagagaaattacgacggaaagagcaccagctgaaaaatgtcaaaatctcagattctggttttttggctgtaagttttgatccgctgctcgcatcgtattcggactgcgcctaatcgatttctcacgcaaaatatcgtcggaatagtgccacaaagatcttatttcagcacttttcaaaatcgcgataattttcgccgaaaaagCAAaggccttactttttttttgggcaaaaaatcttttgtcccagaatcgatttgtatgacccttatccgactaattggacccctaggaTCACAGAAAACACACCAAAAAGAGCGTCGGACCAACGGCAGAAAAGATACGCAGGAAAGATCAGCagcaaaaaaatgacgatGCAGAGTCTTTGATGTTTTGGCTGCATCtattgatgcgttgctcgtatcctattcggactgcgcccaatcgatttctttcgcaaaattacgtcggaatagtgccataaataatttattccagcacttttcaaaatcgcgaaaattttcgccgaaaaagcaaaggggttagccttaatttttttttgggcaaaaaatcttttgtcccagaatcgatttgtatgaccctctctcgactaattggacccctaggaTCGCAGAAAACACACCAAAAAGAGCGTCGGACCAACGGCAGAAAAGATACGCAGGAAAGATCAGCagcaaaaaaatgacgatGCAGAGTCTTTGATTTTTTGGCTGCATCtattgatgcgttgctcgtatcgtattcggactgcgcccaatcgatttctcacacCAAATatcgtcggaatagtgccacaaagatctcatttcagcacttttcaaaatcccgaaaattttcgccgaaaaagcaaaggggttagccttactttttttttgggcaaaaaatcttTTGTCCCAGAATcaatttgtatgacccttatccgactaattagaccctcaggatcgcagaaaacgcagcgcaaAGAGCGTAGAACCAACGgaagagaaattacgacggaaagagcaccagctgaaaaatgtcaaaatctCAGATTCTAATTTTTTGGCTGTAAGTTTTGATCCGCTGCTCGCATCGTATTTgaactgcacccaatcgatttctcttgcaaaattgggtcggaatagtgccacaaagaatttattccaacacttttcaaaatcgcgaaaattttcgccacaatagcaaaggggttagccatactttttttttttgggcaaaaaagcTTTCGTcccagaatcgatttgtatggcCCTTATTCGAATATCTGGACCCTCAGGATCGCAGAAAACGCaccaaaaagagcgtaggaccaacggcagaAAAGATACGCAGGAAAGATCAACAgcaaaaaaaatgacgatgcAGAGTCTTTGGTTTTTTAGCTGCAACTATTGATGCGTTGTTCGCatcgtattcggactgcgccttATCGATtgctctcgcaaaattacgtcggaatagtgcatcaaagaatttatttcaccacttttcaaaatcgcagaaatttttgccaaaaatgcaaaggggtcagccttacttttttctcattttcagaggcgaaaattttttgtctcagatTCGGtttgaccctttcccgactaatcggacccccaggaactctgaaaatgcagcgaaaagagcgtgagatcaacagcagagaaattacgaataCGTCGATATAACGTGTCAGATAACTGATCGAACTTATATTCAAAATCGGCTGTATTTAGACTGTAAAAACTCAATCTTCCTCTCTTTCTTGAGCGGAAATCTCCTCGTCTTTGAATCGATTCGAACCACCCTACCTAGACTTATTGGACCCTGTAGATTGCAAAAAAGTAACTGGAGCCTCGTGGAATTAACACTTGAGAAGATACGAAGAAAATACGGAAACATTCAAGTAGgtattattctttttattccaGATTATGTTGAGTAGTaactatataataatatacatctTGTAACCTGCAGAGGTGCATCGCACCTGTACGCAGGCCAGAACCTAAACTGGGCTCACATATTACAGTAATAGCTACTTCACTCCACATTATGCATATTCTGTTTAATACAACATACAtcgcagttttttttctttttacatatAACAGTCAGACTTCTTATTTAATGTTTGTTCATTGGattgcatttttcttttctctgttcaaTTCAATACTATTGGAAATACTAATTATATCAATTAgcataatattttaattattgttggTGTAATATATCGTTAttagtaggtataatataatagtgTAACATATCATATTTATACTATTCGGAAACATGTTAAATTATTAGACACTGACACCTGAACACTTGTGCTAGATGTAaagaaagtttttaaaaaactggAACTGAAACTGTATAGCTATGAGTTTGTGATTTTTCTCTTCCACCTCTTCGAAAACTCAGTGCCAATTTGAAGTTTTTCAGCCGTGAGTTTTGATTCGTTGCTCgtagcgtattcggactgcgcacaatcgatttctttcgcaaaactGCGTCGATATGATGCATTAAAAGATCGATTCAACTATCTTCCAAAATCAGCTcaatttcgtttgaaaaaatccaaaGGGGTTCGCGTTCCTTTTTTTGGGATTTCCAGAGCTCGGAAACTTATTGCCCCAGAATAGTTTGGCAGGACTCTTTCTCCACTACTTGGACCCACAGGAATGCGTAAAAGACGTCAGAATGAGCGAAAAACCAATAGCTGAGGACACGACACGACCGTGTGATGCGAGCTGACGGGCGTGCCGGCTCGATGAGCTTACAAGAGCCTCAAATTCTGAAACAGCAAAAATGATTACAACGAGTTGAGCAATGAGATTGAGTTGCTGTTAACTGAATTAAACAGTTCCGATttctttgcaaattttcaaaactcttAGAAGCTAAGTGTTtcgtgatttaaaaaattataaatttcattaatttgagTAGAGGTTTGAGTAATACTTAGAGTGCAGCTTTCTGATGTATCTCAGATTTTTTGCATACTTCTGCAAACAAAAAGACATTTTTGTTATATCGATAGTAATAGCTAACGTTGGTAATTTCTCTCAAAGATGAGCAATGGATTATTGGACGCAGCTAGAAGACTCCAAGCTTTCGGAACATTTATTTCGTAGCCATtaactataaattttttttttcgacgtcTGTATTAAACAAATCTATGACGCCCACTTGTAATACTCAATATTCCTAAAAAGATATTTTCATATAAGGATGATTATAGTTTGTGACAGAGGGATCTGCCTGTTCAATTATAACCCCACAAGATTGAGATCTATGAGAGGCAGGCGATACGTTCAATGCAACAGATAAACCTTTATAAATACGTGCAAACAAATTCTCGGGTTATCTTCTTGCTATACTACTTTCGATTACAGTTTTCGGTACTATTTTCGTCacattaagaaaaatttgtatttctcAAAGACAATGTTAACACcttaacaaaattttaaataattttttaattaacttttattctttattcctGTTCACTTGCAATGAACCTCATTATCGATTCAGCTTCGTTATTCAttcttatatttattcaagCGCTTGCGTAATTTTCCTCAACTAAAACCCAATGGCCGCTTACAAATTTTGGGAAAAACTTAAAAAGTAGGTTCAGCCTTTTACATATCGTCTACATGCTTCTACCAAAGAGAAAAGTGTTCCAGAATTTTtcggatattttcaaaacttgtgacatggaattttttaattcgtaattttaaaagtgctcaacaaatagaaaaaaaatcttcataatAATCATCTCTtcgattgatatttatttttccgttgTATATTTTTGGCGTACATATTTCTTgtgcaaaattttctcaacttttcaatttcataatgACAACGCATAATTTGCACGCAATAGTTGTCGGTCATGACGAACTTCTTTTACCGGCATGGTTACGTACTTGGTTGATAATACGTGAAACTGCTAGTACCCCCAAACCCGGACAGACCCGGCATACTATTACGAAATATAACTGGCTTTATCAGTGGCCATACTCTTCGGCAGCTTTTGTCGCTTATTGGTAATTGTCCACAGGCACCTTTGCCCAGAATTGTAAACGAAGCTTTAAGCatcaagaaattcaaaatagcaTGTCGACTTTCTACTCACGGTAGTTTTATGCCAATGGCGTTGGCGTTGTGAATGTGGAGTGAAATTCTAATCACAATAACACAAAATTGACGTATATGAGTAGAAATTCGCTGCATTTGTAGGTCTTATGTTTGCATATTATGGCTGAAAATCGAGAAGTGATTCTAGCCGACTTTCAGGTAATATTAAACACATAATGTTTCCGTAATATAGTAAAATGATTTGGTTATGTATGTATCTTCAACGATGACATTGACAATTGCTGTAGTCGCTGGAAGCAAAATTTGATCGATCTGAGACTGAGTTCTTCATTACGATGATATAAAATCTGCCAATAATATCTTACTCGCAATTAGTCAGAGTTCGAAATATCTCTTACTGTGCGTAATCGATTAACGATAGTATCCAGGAATCCGCAATTTTTATGATTCGTTTCAGTTTACGCATTCTAACAAATAAATGgatcaattttaatttctcgGCCTGCTCTCATTTCAATGGAATATTTTCTTCACTTGGTTGAAAACTCTAGAAAATCacacaatttttaattaataactAATCTCTTACTATTTCATAGATCAACAACCAAATCCGCCATGACTATTCgagcagaagaaaaaaaaaaacaaacaaaaagcTCGGAAACCTTACATGTGactgaaataataacaaagagtcgtgaaattttattcaataaacacGCGATTTTAAGCAATATCATTCAACATATAGAACTTTATTTTTAGCAAATTCCAACTAAATTCAGTGTGTGTAATTacatcgtaattttttcatttttgtaattaGTCACTCAATAATGATCGAAATTGAcactgtaatatttatttctaattgATACAATTGTATAATCATAGGAACATTTACTCATGTCATTCAATATGATATAATAtagatgtaaaaaattgtatgtgTTTTAATTTGAGTCAGCAATCATTTTGATCATGCCGGtcataatttttgaaaaatactatGTGTAAAGTTCtacttttaacatttttaccaTCTTTTATGAATTCATTTGATTTGTCTACGATATTGCAAATGTATTCTCCAGCGTGTAATCAACGTCATATGTAgctttttgtaattatttgtaGGCATGTACTGGAATTGATGATGTTGGGGAAGCCATTTTACACCTGGATGAAACCAATTGGGATTTGCTGGTAAATTCATTGCTGCCATAcaagtgaaaacaaaaatattataattttactcctacaatgaaatgattttatcgacaaatattttatttgaaatttaggCGGCAATTAATAGAGTTATGCCAGAAGATTCACAGCAGCTTCCGTCAGAAATGGGACCAGACGTAGAAATGATACAGGAAATTCGTCGGACTCCAGAAATCATAGACATTGTCACGATATCAAGTAATTCAAGTCCACCGAGAACAAGTGTACCAGAAATCATTCGAGCTGGTACAAGTAAAACAAGAAGCAATACGTCAAAAGTGACTTTTCATGTACACTACATGGAAGTAGTCCTTGACATTACTTTACCAGTATCACACTCTGTTGGCAAGTAATTCGTATACAAGTATAGGAAAAGACCTGCATCAAacttatttcaataattatttgtaaatagaTAATAGTATATTAATTTGCAATGTTTTTTCCTTAGCATACTTGAAACACATGATTCGTATACAAGCAGGCATTGCACCTTGCCAGCAGCAGCTACATGGCTGGAAAAAAGAGCCACAATCTGATTCTACAATTCTCGAAACACTGGATTTATTACCCGAAATGACATTATACTTGAGACAGATTACAGAAATTGGTGATTCGGCAAGTGATGTGTGAGTATTTAccagttactgtaacaattTTCGGAAGTTATTATTTTctggaaattaaaaaagttcAGAAATTATACAGTAGTATCGCGTTTGTATAATTAGAAAGAACAACTGATCAAAACTGGAGTTACTAACTTTTACTATGGTTTGGCAATGCGTACCTTTTGTACAAATTACAACTCCAATGAAAACTTGGTTATTGTTTTAGTATCAAAACATCCGACCGATTGGCCCAAGAATATGTGCTGAATATTCATGACGAAGTACACAACCGTggttataaattgaaattcccAGGAACACGTACAGTTCTGGAAGTGAAAACTGACGTTTTCACACTCACAGACATCCCTGTACGAAATCAACATTGGATTGGCTGGCCGCCTACGTTGAAGAATGATAAAACAATGTTAGCTCAAAGTGGAATTTCATATCCGGAGCATGATCTTACGATTGGAAAATTACCTGTGAAGGAAAATGAGACGGTAAGTAAAATTGatgataacaacaataacTGTTAATAAGAAGAGCCAATATAAACTTTCAATACACtgatataatataacataatattcataacaatagtaatgataaattcaaatttgctctaatacgaaattataaaataagaaacaagaAACCGCCAAGTACATGTATCTgggaaatttataattataattacctAATTTCACAGGTTGTTGTAGACACTATAGATAGCGATAGTTCTGTTGAAGAATTCGAAGACGCTTCTGAAACATTCAACATTGAAGATGATCTTTTCATAGACAACGTTCAAtctatgaaaattcatcatCTCAGTGAGTCTACTACATTGCATTATTCGTTGATATTCACTTGGTTAAATACTTGATGCaagattaatttttatgtaattaaAGCTTATGAGTTTAATGTGTTTCGTTTCTCAGTGCCTGATAATGTGGAAGACGAAACCATAGGTACTCTTCAATTTGctgaacaatttcaaaaacgatATGGCGCTGCCCATCCTGACTTCTTTGCTGGTACATTTGAAGAAGCCATAAAGGAATCATGTCTCAGACCAGCAAAAGAGGTAAGAACGTCAATTTACTACTTGTCCCATATTCCGTTGTAAGAATGCATCGAAATGTCTGTTGCTCTTAAATTCATACTGattctttgattatttattgatgtacagtatatttaatattacacAGTGTGAACGATCAATGATGACCTGATACTTTATTTTTAACAGAGGAAATTACTGGCTGTTTATTTACATCACGACAACAGTGTTCTGGCTAATGTGTTTTGCACACAATTATTAGGGTTCGAAACAGTACTACAACTTCTATCTGCAAATTTTATAGTTTGGGGCTGGGATTTCACTCACGAATCAAATAAACAGAAGTAAGTACTTTTGAACATTAAATTTAGAATTGCATCGATTATCAATAATAAAGATTATTAATCACGAGTATAAGTGTTTCATTATTTaaacatttaaaatttattactttttattcatttgatgtaaaatatgagtaaattatttttttttataacaacttAGGTTTTTGTCAGCAATTAATCGAACACTCGGATCAGTTGCTGCACTCACAGTGAGAAATATTGACGTTGACACGTTGCCAGTACTTATGATTATCATGCGGTCAAGATCAAATactgaaatatttacaattgttCAGGGAAACATGGGAGTCAATGAACTTCTCACTAATTTAATCCAAGCTGTCGACGTTTTCCAAGTAAGAAACTGTATTCGACTTACAAGCTTCTTTTAGTTTATGACATTTATGTGATTCAAATGACCTTATTACTTTTCGGAGCTCATACATTGTTCTAAAATTTGGCACACTACAAACAGCATTGTCTATAAAAGAGATTATTAAAAAGCTTATATTTTTCTAGGATCAGCGGAAAGCGGATATCGGAGTTGAAGAGGAAAGACAAGCCAGGGAGAGAGTGAAGCATGAACAGGACTTGGCTTACCAAGAGAGTTTAGCTGCAGACAGGTAGCTTCGAGTTTGTATGCTCAACAGAAACTTTATTCAACAAAGGAATAGTTTTTCAATCCAATCATCTTAGATTAGCTCCTAATATCTTTCGAGTAGTGTTGCTTGAGAATATTACCCGCGATTTCGTTTCAAgtgattttcaaattgatcTGACAAGATATTTTCTGATATTTATAGAGCCaaagaaaaagcaaaacaAATCCAAGAGTTCTTGGAAAAGCAGGCAAAAGAGCGAGCTGAGAATGAGAGAGTTGCTGGTGAAGCTCGGAGAGAGGTAAAAATGATGTCGTGCTTCAGTACACCATTGATTTGACCAGTATACTCATTTGGCGttgaaacataattttttatcacaggCTCATAGACAAGCGGCAGAATCAAGCTTACCTCCAGAACCTCAAGAAGGAGCAGGCGATGGTATTACAAAAATACGAGTACGACTACCAGAAGGTACATTCTTGGAGCGCAGGTTTCAAACGGACACCCCACTTCAGACACTTCTTAATTTCCTCATCGTTGAAGGATATCCTACGGACGAATACAAAGTTATTTCTAACTGGCCGCGAAGGGATGTAAGTAAAATGATGTAAGCATTATGCATTATATTTTACTTACGTTGATTTATTTGATCCGTGAATGGATTGATTGTCCTAACCGATCTTTTAATTGACGGTggtttaatataaatttttttgcctAGAAAATTATTCCGATCTCAAAAATTATTTGCCACTTGTACTCATGATGTTGTACATTGATAGATGTAAATATACATTACGTTTTTACAGCTCACATCAATGGATACGAAACTTACTCTCCTAGAATTGAAACTATGCCCGCAAGA from Neodiprion lecontei isolate iyNeoLeco1 chromosome 1, iyNeoLeco1.1, whole genome shotgun sequence includes these protein-coding regions:
- the LOC107224886 gene encoding FAS-associated factor 1 isoform X1, whose product is MAENREVILADFQACTGIDDVGEAILHLDETNWDLLAAINRVMPEDSQQLPSEMGPDVEMIQEIRRTPEIIDIVTISSNSSPPRTSVPEIIRAGTSKTRSNTSKVTFHVHYMEVVLDITLPVSHSVAYLKHMIRIQAGIAPCQQQLHGWKKEPQSDSTILETLDLLPEMTLYLRQITEIGDSASDVIKTSDRLAQEYVLNIHDEVHNRGYKLKFPGTRTVLEVKTDVFTLTDIPVRNQHWIGWPPTLKNDKTMLAQSGISYPEHDLTIGKLPVKENETVVVDTIDSDSSVEEFEDASETFNIEDDLFIDNVQSMKIHHLMPDNVEDETIGTLQFAEQFQKRYGAAHPDFFAGTFEEAIKESCLRPAKERKLLAVYLHHDNSVLANVFCTQLLGFETVLQLLSANFIVWGWDFTHESNKQKFLSAINRTLGSVAALTVRNIDVDTLPVLMIIMRSRSNTEIFTIVQGNMGVNELLTNLIQAVDVFQDQRKADIGVEEERQARERVKHEQDLAYQESLAADRAKEKAKQIQEFLEKQAKERAENERVAGEARREAHRQAAESSLPPEPQEGAGDGITKIRVRLPEGTFLERRFQTDTPLQTLLNFLIVEGYPTDEYKVISNWPRRDLTSMDTKLTLLELKLCPQETVILEER
- the LOC107224886 gene encoding FAS-associated factor 1 isoform X2 — translated: MIEIDTACTGIDDVGEAILHLDETNWDLLAAINRVMPEDSQQLPSEMGPDVEMIQEIRRTPEIIDIVTISSNSSPPRTSVPEIIRAGTSKTRSNTSKVTFHVHYMEVVLDITLPVSHSVAYLKHMIRIQAGIAPCQQQLHGWKKEPQSDSTILETLDLLPEMTLYLRQITEIGDSASDVIKTSDRLAQEYVLNIHDEVHNRGYKLKFPGTRTVLEVKTDVFTLTDIPVRNQHWIGWPPTLKNDKTMLAQSGISYPEHDLTIGKLPVKENETVVVDTIDSDSSVEEFEDASETFNIEDDLFIDNVQSMKIHHLMPDNVEDETIGTLQFAEQFQKRYGAAHPDFFAGTFEEAIKESCLRPAKERKLLAVYLHHDNSVLANVFCTQLLGFETVLQLLSANFIVWGWDFTHESNKQKFLSAINRTLGSVAALTVRNIDVDTLPVLMIIMRSRSNTEIFTIVQGNMGVNELLTNLIQAVDVFQDQRKADIGVEEERQARERVKHEQDLAYQESLAADRAKEKAKQIQEFLEKQAKERAENERVAGEARREAHRQAAESSLPPEPQEGAGDGITKIRVRLPEGTFLERRFQTDTPLQTLLNFLIVEGYPTDEYKVISNWPRRDLTSMDTKLTLLELKLCPQETVILEER
- the LOC107224886 gene encoding FAS-associated factor 1 isoform X3 — its product is MAENREVILADFQACTGIDDVGEAILHLDETNWDLLAAINRVMPEDSQQLPSEMGPDVEMIQEIRRTPEIIDIVTISSNSSPPRTSVPEIIRAGTSKTRSNTSKVTFHVHYMEVVLDITLPVSHSVAYLKHMIRIQAGIAPCQQQLHGWKKEPQSDSTILETLDLLPEMTLYLRQITEIGDSASDVIKTSDRLAQEYVLNIHDEVHNRGYKLKFPGTRTVLEVKTDVFTLTDIPVRNQHWIGWPPTLKNDKTMLAQSGISYPEHDLTIGKLPVKENETVVVDTIDSDSSVEEFEDASETFNIEDDLFIDNVQSMKIHHLMPDNVEDETIGTLQFAEQFQKRYGAAHPDFFAGTFEEAIKESCLRPAKERKLLAVYLHHDNSVLANVFCTQLLGFETVLQLLSANFIVWGWDFTHESNKQKFLSAINRTLGSVAALTVRNIDVDTLPVLMIIMRSRSNTEIFTIVQGNMGVNELLTNLIQAVDVFQDQRKADIGVEEERQARERVKHEQDLAYQESLAADRAKEKAKQIQEFLEKQAKERAENERVAGEARREAHRQAAESSLPPEPQEGAGDGITKIRVRLPEGTFLERRFQTDTPLQTLLNFLIVEGYPTDEYKVISNWPRRDVSKMISHQWIRNLLS